The following proteins are encoded in a genomic region of Hirundo rustica isolate bHirRus1 chromosome 3, bHirRus1.pri.v3, whole genome shotgun sequence:
- the LOC120750249 gene encoding interferon-induced very large GTPase 1-like: MASQEDTQEGDAKAQLLAEELEKEGLDAGYWLPKVMQILGIKCREALQHLEYKDYLRLECEVQHPWEKKALQKVLKIPDEKTTAKEVQKEHLEKTKQRQELAKQALNDLTEMLNSDNQSQEAIRKKAETLWQAMEIPKEFWAPPKKPLADMLESMQKQLEQQDLSAVRMENIPDTEVLRRASGGLALQGIYRTSRPEDVLATREQLLRVPEEFQLTGPEQGSLLERKEFSSAAAESTFTKSMEQLGFSLSVSAKAGFWGINLGAGVNHSSSSQSQDTHQSHSEQSYFCTTKYQYIPLASCYFQRHQLRLSDAALQELQDMEQLLCFTQEDKAPLLERCERFFSRFGSHVNQGPLHFGGIFWWKASTEGFQAEQREEMKRQTSETLNSFVRMSYGGFLANAAGSLDVSKSSSQASVRGGAGDSSHTAIHLSVVNTGGPPDTASLPQWKTGLMSDNTTWCVIDRGFELVPVWDVILYNHSRDFKSVGQMSRALRDAYKELTNQSTGTSFGKEIDIAVQEARDFMETVKTWEVTVNERKLLTLMELKNDLNARTRNPSVWINMCLSDKALQDFLVNTVRSCQESPPENTSSIKVMLRSLLDPHIYSVKDFPEASFIMQWILQTGHQLPSSPKVSELGDLIKTLQQMKEHIHAVTYAPASSASAIHEAKIEATLTSSLAIYSFLQALQERAQKDMELLVLLIASSTGYQVESSTFQHLLGHPEIQYMAKEMAAAHEEYVNLKEQDADRAEASLLLLGLTVTPESQELSPEQKRERLVFMEDHMKGLWSPRIKNLLQKHSGGTDWERLERDLRSLISGCLDEKLDEQRMQNILRDLEDTFPTPEPPSQFQSKSDSGESKANEAITNQEFLQLLKRLGLQSYYPRKMGMGDFRTICKISLQDSQPSKDTELPSYFLQKLLTVDYQVRYLTCWDDNNPGLATMSETTEQEHKLSESFENFLDNLIEAAPEGANRDGHVHPMDLQMAIFHCADDFLRQTLATKLAFCQLALPLLVPNPCTSRIEFLLYALSQIQRSWKEAEKSGKEARTKSYKKLIFQAQTPIVSFIRIGSSASSSKSQLLNALLSKRKHDTFFHRQCRGSTRERLLMEGVVEIAWYCPRGSPDDTFECCVAFCNLHGDARDHGAQLQFLQEISAVNVALVSDSEHMDIRGKKLLQDLWKSQRPLICLLTEKENVAAGQSSKTITIGIKNRNEAQLMDQLNKTIGKLLQGSNPHFSLDTCVDKARQHGFIVDADQPACMTAKAEAKELVDLLKKEKLSEIKSQLLPLQGKLWYQWCKKDKELTRLQEKGNTSIEQHRSQIENEKKVIRKKQLEQAFPLNPLMKSFLGFLQAQPADTKKYFLQWMKVFMSELSCGRLEELRRDYHELWSEILAKKKSKEKSSVNDHLLSRLNALSDELNDSSISLEHLLREAGQIYEALEYMETKNYNFVKLPEIAAELMVSGYPMELMDGDASYLPLQWVGAIFDSLIERLGDKRVFVLSVLGIQSTGKSTLLNAMFGLQFNVSAGRCTRGAFMQLIPVGEELQQDLGFDFVLVVDTEGLRAIEMANKQSLNHDNELATFVIGVGNLTVINIFGENPSEMQDVLQIAVQAFLRMKKVNLSPSCIFVHQNVGAISAQEQNMEGQRRLQEKLDEMTVVAAQQEFCDISSFSDVIGFDVNTHIHYFAHLWEGNPPMAPPNPSYSQNIQQLKSKILQAAQKQSQRSILRLSSLKVRIADLWNALLNENFVFSFKNSLEIAVYRRLESAFSQWTWKLRSHILDVQMRLDNKIRNGDLQNVTREPLEVLVQETSDAIEEEVEKYFSEDKDHETLVQWKSSTELKLKELKDALLCETKKKCENLIELQKEQKKLDARKLDYEDELLRRSRELAVTLKGKSLSERELKNNFTLVWNSWIAEVSCAASPPEWVDIDAEIEGVLLEHFKEPGFQERIRSFPKGRGFSFDKEKHIMKTKNFSYIRDFWHSSSADVINLQHVTENITASVRSNIDKKEQEKHDYSRIFIHEILNEVQKGVNSVPRDAKYTFNREYCIDLSLYLCKMAAERFKAMHEAFQKANDPVMYLKSKREDFFQCFQISCQGATSITTFAVFLCDKIEPALRRSVYERTAKDIAEDMQGKFPDFRGNRANLEVSIMRYLAEQENFEYFKQYLKFPKEFFQNYIETRVKSHCLDGSGRLERFLDSSLNLLYRNILSAVSLSTQIVKDRKDREDKVSLWLDEFCRELTEVISLPRSDLKGIEHQEVTDIEFLSSVMAEALGDLRDRLKNEFADADMSSFSRQPQTILAEHFSGCWARCPFCGALCTNTMQGHDGDHQVVFHRPQALSGITWGENDYDTRQLVIDICSSLVSSNALFRKGGQSQGPWIPYKTYRNAGPPYSTWNILPDPSMQAYWKWFVSHFGTQLEALYNGKFEGRGEIPEAWRRITKQEVLSELDRC; this comes from the coding sequence ATGGCTTCACAGGAGGATACACAAGAGGGGGATGCAaaggcacagctcctggcagaggagTTAGAGAAGGAGGGATTGGATGCTGGATACTGGCTGCCTAAGGTGATGCAGATCCTTGGGATCAAGTGCAGAGAAGCCCTGCAACATCTGGAATATAAAGACTACCTCAGGCTGGAGTGTGAGGTACAACACCCCTGGGAGAAAAAGGCACTCCAGAAAGTCCTGAAAATACCAGATGAGAAAACAACTGCTAAAGAGGTGCAGAAGGAGCACTTGGAGAAGACAAAGCAAAGACAAGAACTGGCCAAACAAGCCCTGAACGATCTGACTGAAATGCTCAACAGCGATAACCAAAGCCAGGAGGCTATAAGGAAGAAAGCAGAGACTCTGTGGCAAGCCATGGAGATTCCCAAGGAGTTCTGGGCACCACCAAAGAAACCCTTGGCAGATATGCTGGAGAGCatgcagaagcagctggagcagcaggatttgTCAGCAGTCAGGATGGAGAACATCCCTGACACAGAGGTGCTGAGGCGGGCGTCGGGGGGACTGGCCCTGCAGGGCATCTACAGAACCAGCAGACCTGAAGATGTGCTGGCAACGcgagagcagctcctcagggttCCTGAGGAATTCCAGCTCACTGGTCCGGAGCAAGGATCGCTGCTTGAGAGGAAGGAGTTCTCCTCCGCAGCAGCAGAATCCACTTTCACCAAGTCCATGGAGCAGCTGGGGTTCAGCTTGAGCGTTTCTGCCAAAGCCGGATTCTGGGGGATTAATCTGGGAGCAGGTGTaaatcacagcagctcctcacagtcACAGGACACCCACCAGTCCCACTCCGAGCAGAGTTACTTTTGCACCACCAAGTACCAGTACATCCCCCTGGCCTCCTGCTACTTCCAAAGACATCAGCTTCGCCTCTCGGATgcggctctgcaggagctgcaagACATGGAGCAGCTTTTGTGCTTCACTCAAGAAGACAAGGCCCCCCTGCTGGAGAGGTGTGAGAGGTTCTTCAGCAGGTTTGGGTCCCACGTAAACCAGGGTCCCCTCCACTTTGGGGGGATATTCTGGTGGAAGGCATCCACAGAAGGATTCCAAGCCGAGCAGAGGGAAGAGATGAAGCGACAAACATCTGAAACACTGAACAGCTTTGTCAGGATGAGCTATGGGGGCTTCCTGGCAAATGCTGCGGGTTCCCTGGATGTTTCTAAATCCAGCTCACAGGCTTCTGTCCGGGGAGGAGCTGGAGACAGTTCCCATACAGCAATTCATCTCTCGGTGGTCAACACAGGGGGCCCACcagacacagcttctcttcCTCAGTGGAAAACGGGGCTCATGTCTGATAACACAACGTGGTGCGTTATCGACCGTGGCTTTGAGCTGGTCCCAGTGTGGGATGTCATCCTGTACAATCACAGCAGGGATTTTAAGTCCGTGGGTCAGATGAGCAGAGCCCTCAGGGATGCATACAAAGAACTGACAAATCAGAGCACAGGTACCTCTTTTGGGAAGGAAATAGATATTGCAGTGCAAGAGGCCAGAGATTTCATGGAGACTGTGAAGACCTGGGAGGTGACGGTGAATGAAAGAAAGCTGCTCACGTTGATGGAGCTAAAAAATGATCTGAATGCAAGAACCAGGAACCCCAGTGTGTGGATCAACATGTGCCTGTCAGACAAAGCCCTGCAGGACTTCCTGGTGAACACCGTGCGCAGCTGCCAGGAGTCACCTCCAGAAAACACCAGCTCCATCAAGGTAATGTTGAGAAGCCTCCTGGATCCTCATATCTACTCTGTCAAGGACTTCCCTGAGGCTTCCTTTATTATGCAATGGATCCTCCAGACTGGGCACCaacttcccagctctcccaaagTCTCTGAGCTTGGTGACCTCATCAAAACACTGCAGCAAATGAAGGAGCACATCCATGCTGTCACCTACGCACCAGCAAGCTCTGCTTCTGCCATTCATGAAGCAAAGATAGAAGCCACCCTGACCAGCAGCCTCGCCATTTATTCCTTCCTCCAGGCTCTCCAGGAACGGGCtcagaaggacatggaactgttggTGCTCTTGATTGCGAGCAGCACAGGGTACCAGGTGGAAAGCAGCACTTTCCAGCACCTCCTTGGACACCCAGAAATTCAGTACATGGCCAAGGAAATGGCAGCGGCACATGAGGAGTACGTGAACCTGAAGGAGCAAGATGCCGACAGAGCTGAGGCCTCCCTTCTGCTGTTGGGTCTGACTGTGACACCCGAAAGTCAAGAGCTGTCCCCTGAGCAGAAGAGGGAGCGATTAGTTTTCATGGAAGATCACATGAAAGGCTTGTGGTCCCCACGGATAAAGAATCTCCTCCAAAAGCACAGTGGAGGCACAGactgggagaggctggaacGGGACTTGCGTTCCTTGATCAGTGGGTGCTTGGATGAGAAATTGGATGAACAGAGGATGCAGAACATACTCAGAGACCTGGAAGATACTTTTCCAACACCTGAGCCTCCAAGTCAGTTCCAATCCAAGTCAGACAGTGGTGAATCCAAAGCTAATGAAGCCATTACAAACCAGGAGTTCCTGCAGTTGCTCAAGCGCCTTGGACTCCAAAGTTACTATCCAAGAAAAATGGGGATGGGAGATTTCCGCACCATCTGCAAGATatctctgcaggacagccagCCCAGCAAGGACACAGAACTGCCAAGTTACTTCTTGCAAAAGCTGTTAACTGTGGATTACCAGGTGCGGTATTTGACTTGCTGGGATGACAACAACCCAGGCCTTGCAACCATGTCAGAAACTACAGAGCAAGAGCATAAGCTGTCAGAGTCCTTTGAAAACTTTCTTGATAATCTGATAGAAGCAGCCCCTGAAGGTGCGAACAGGGACGGCCATGTGCACCCCATGGACCTGCAGATGGCCATTTTCCACTGTGCTGATGATTTCCTCAGGCAGACCCTTGCAACCAAGCTGGCCTTCTGCCAACTGGCGCTGCCCCTGCTGGTGCCCAACCCGTGCACTTCACGCATCGAGTTCCTGCTCTACGCCCTCAGCCAAATccaaaggagctggaaagagGCGGAGAAGTCAGGAAAGGAGGCCAGAACAAAGAGTTACAAGAAACTTATCTTTCAGGCTCAGACACCCATCGTGTCCTTCATCCGCATTGGCAGCTCGGCCTCCTCTTCCAAGTCTCAGCTCCTGAACGCTCTGCTGAGCAAACGCAAACACGACACTTTCTTCCACCGCCAGTGCAGAGGCAGCACCAGAGAGCGTTTGCTGATGGAAGGGGTGGTGGAGATCGCCTGGTACTGCCCCCGTGGAAGCCCCGATGACACCTTTGAGTGCTGCGTGGCTTTCTGCAACCTGCATGGAGATGCCAGGGATCACggagcacagctgcagttcctgcaggagATATCTGCTGTCAACGTGGCTCTCGTATCTGATTCAGAGCACATGGACATCAGGGGGAAAAAGCTTCTGCAGGACCTATGGAAGTCACAAAGGCCTTTGATTTGTCTTCTCACGGAAAAAGAGAATGTTGCAGCTGGACAATCCAGCAAAACCATTACAATAGGGATCAAGAACAGAAACGAAGCACAACTTATGGACCAGCTGAACAAGACAATTGGGAAACTCCTGCAAGGGTCTAATCCACATTTCAGCCTGGACACCTGCGTGGACAAAGCTCGCCAGCACGGATTCATAGTGGATGCAGATCAACCTGCATGCATGACAGCCAAAGCAGAGGCAAAGGAGCTGGTGGACcttctgaagaaagagaagctgTCTGAGAtcaaatcccagctgctgccgCTTCAAGGAAAACTGTGGTACCAGTGGTGCAAAAAGGACAAGGAACTCACTCGCTTGCAGGAGAAGGGGAACACGAGCATTGAGCAACATCGCAGCCAAATTGAAAACGAGAAGAAAGTAATAAGAAAAAAGCAACTTGAGCAAGCCTTTCCTCTCAACCCACTGATGAAATCATTCCTTGGCTTTCtccaggcccagccagcagataccaagaaatatttcctgcagTGGATGAAGGTCTTTATGAGCGAGCTCTCTTGTGGCCGCCTTGAAGAATTGAGGAGAGACTATCACGAGTTATGGTCTGAAATCCtggcaaagaagaaaagcaaggaaaaaagcagTGTAAATGATCACTTGCTGAGTCGCTTGAATGCCCTCTCTGATGAACTCAATGATTCATCCATCAGCCTGGAGCACCTTCTGAGAGAAGCAGGGCAGATTTATGAAGCTCTGGAATATATGGAGACaaagaattacaattttgtcaAACTGCCAGAAattgcagcagagctgatggtTTCAGGGTATCCCATGGAGCTGATGGATGGGGATGCTTCTTACCTGCCCTTGCAATGGGTGGGAGCAATCTTTGACAGCTTAATTGAGAGGCTGGGGGACAAACGAGTGTTtgtgctctctgtgctgggcaTCCAGAGCACCGGCAAATCCACCCTGCTGAATGCCATGTTTGGGCTGCAGTTCAACGTCAGCGCGGGGAGATGCACCCGCGGAGCCTTTATGCAGCTCATCCCAGTGGgcgaggagctgcagcaagacTTGGGCTTTGATTTTGTGCTGGTGGTTGACACAGAGGGACTTCGTGCCATCGAGATGGCCAATAAACAGTCCCTGAACCATGACAATGAGCTGGCCACCTTTGTCATTGGTGTTGGCAACTTGACCGTGATCAATATCTTTGGAGAAAATCCATCAGAAATGCAAGATGTTCTGCAGATCGCTGTGCAGGCTTTCCTGAGGATGAAGAAAGTCAATCTTTCCCCAAGCTGCATCTTTGTCCACCAAAATGTGGGAGCAATATCTGCCCAGGAGCAGAACATGGAAGGACAAAGGCGtttgcaggaaaagctggatgAAATGACCGTGGTAGCAGcccagcaggaattctgtgACATCTCCTCCTTCAGCGATGTCATTGGCTTTGATGTGAACACCCACATTCACTACTTTGCTCACCTGTGGGAAGGAAACCCCCCAATGGCACCACCCAACCCCAGCTACAGCCAGAACATCCAGCAACTAAAGAGTAAAATCCTCCAGGCTGCCCAGAAGCAGTCACAGCGAAGCATTTTGAGGCTCTCGAGCCTGAAAGTTCGTATTGCTGACCTCTGGAATGCTTTGCTGaatgaaaactttgttttcagcttCAAGAATTCCCTGGAGATTGCTGTGTACAGGAGACTGGAAAGTGCCTTTAGTCAGTGGACCTGGAAGCTGCGGAGTCACATCTTAGACGTACAGATGAGACTGGACAACAAAATTCGCAATGGGGACTTGCAGAATGTGACCAGAGAACCGCTTGAAGTTCTGGTGCAAGAGACAAGTGATGCCATTGAGGAAGAAGTGGAAAAGTATTTCAGTGAAGACAAAGATCATGAGACACTGGTGCAGTGGAAATCAAGCACAGAGCTGAAGCTGAAAGAACTGAAAGACGCTCTTCTTtgtgaaacaaaaaagaaatgtgagaaTCTCATTGAGCTAcagaaggagcagaagaaaCTGGATGCAAGGAAGTTAGATTATGAAGATGAGCTCCTGAGAAGAAGCAGGGAGCTGGCTGTGACTCTGAAAGGGAAGAGCCTCAGTGAGAGAGAACTGAAGAACAACTTTACTCTTGTCTGGAACAGTTGGATTGCTGAAGTCTcctgtgctgcttctcctccagaATGGGTGGATATTGATGCAGAAATTGAAGGTGTCCTTCTAGAGCACTTTAAGGAGCCGGGTTTCCAAGAACGGATCAGGTCATTTCCCAAAGGCAGAGGATTTTCTTTTGACAAGGAAAAACACATCATGAAGACAAAGAATTTTAGCTACATCCGAGATTTTTGGCACTCTTCTAGTGCTGATGTGATCAACTTGCAGCACGTCACAGAAAATATCACAGCAAGTGTAAGATCAAACATTGATAAgaaagaacaggagaaacacGATTACAGTCGAATTTTTATTCATGAAATACTCAATGAAGTACAAAAAGGTGTGAACTCTGTCCCCAGAGATGcaaaatatacttttaataGAGAGTATTGCATAGATTTGTCTCTGTATCTGTGCAAAATGGCAGCAGAAAGGTTTAAAGCCATGCACGAAGCATTCCAAAAGGCAAATGACCCAGTCATGTACCTGAAGAGCAAGAGAGAAGATTTCTTCCAATGTTTCCAGATTTCCTGCCAAGGAGCCACTTCGATCACaacttttgctgttttcctttgtgacAAGATTGAACCAGCTCTTCGCCGCTCTGTCTATGAGAGGACAGCTAAGGACATTGCTGAGGACATGCAGGGCAAATTCCCAGATTTCAGGGGCAACAGAGCCAATCTGGAAGTTTCCATAATGAGATACCTGGCAGAACAAGAAAATTTTGAGTATTTCAAGCAGTACCTGAAGTTTCCAAAGGAGTTTTTTCAGAATTACATTGAGACACGAGTGAAGAGTCACTGTTTAGATGGGAGTGGGAGGCTTGAGAGGTTTTTAGATTCCTCCCTTAATCTTCTCTATCGAAACATCCTGTCAGCTGTTTCTTTATCAACCCAAATtgtcaaagacagaaaagacagagaagacaAAGTCTCTCTTTGGCTGGATGAATTTTGCAGGGAACTGACAGAGGTGATCAGCTTGCCCAGAAGTGACCTGAAGGGCATCGAGCACCAGGAGGTCACAGACATTGAGTTCCTGAGCAGTGTCATGGCAGAAGCTCTGGGTGACCTGAGGGACAGGCTCAAGAATGAATTTGCTGATGCTGACATGAGCTCATTCTCAAGGCAGCCTCAAACTATCCTGGCAGAGCATTTTTCAGGGTGCTGGGCACGGTGTCCCTTTTGTGGGGCTCTCTGCACAAACACCATGCAGGGACATGATGGAGACCATCAGGTGGTCTTCCATCGCCCACAAGCTTTATCAGGAATCACATGGGGGGAAAATGACTATGATACACGCCAGCTGGTCATTGATATTTGTTCCAGCCTTGTGTCAAGCAATGCCTTATTCAGAAAAGGTGGACAATCCCAAGGCCCATGGATCCCGTACAAGACATACCGTAATGCTGGACCTCCTTATTCCACTTGGAACATTCTTCCTGACCCATCCATGCAGGCATACTGGAAATGGTTTGTGTCTCATTTCGGGACGCAGCTGGAAGCTCTGTACAATGGGAAGTttgagggaagaggagaaatcCCTGAGGCGTGGCGGAGAATTACGAAGCAAGAAGTACTGTCCGAGCTGGACAGGTGTTAG